In Cataglyphis hispanica isolate Lineage 1 chromosome 20, ULB_Chis1_1.0, whole genome shotgun sequence, a single genomic region encodes these proteins:
- the LOC126857177 gene encoding cytochrome b-c1 complex subunit 7-like, whose translation MSSIIKFHCALIKNLKLSKRNFTQNECDSENKKNWNYTLKKLVFNWSGYNKFGLYTHDVIDYDNPIVREALRRLPMDILDARNFRLISAMQLSFLRIQLPKEKWITFEQDLENRYLDTYMKEIEAEQAEKDEFDYNDNDSPANKVK comes from the exons ATGTCTtctatcataaaatttcattgtgcgttaataaaaaatctaaagttATCAAAGCGGAATTTCACACAGAATGAATGTGatagcgaaaataaaaaaaactggaactatactttgaaaaaattagtatTCAATTGGTCAGGATACAACAAATTCGGGCTTTACACACATGATGTTATAGATTATGACAATCCTATAGTACGCGAAGCGCTACGTCGATTACCAATGGATATATTGGACGCTAGGAATTTCAg GCTCATAAGTGCTATGCAACTGAGTTTTCTGAGGATACAACTGCCTAAAGAAAAGTGGATCACATTTGAACAGGATTTGGAGAATCGGTACCTTGATACGTATATGAAGGAGATCGAGGCTGAACAAGCTGAGAAAGATGAGTTTGATTACAATGATAACGATTCGCCAgctaataaagtaaaataa